The proteins below come from a single Mugil cephalus isolate CIBA_MC_2020 chromosome 7, CIBA_Mcephalus_1.1, whole genome shotgun sequence genomic window:
- the gbx1 gene encoding homeobox protein GBX-1, translated as MQRPGGQGTAFSIDSLIGTPQPRPGHLLYTGYPMFMPYRPLVIPQALSHSPLSSGIPPLAPLASFAGRLTNTFCASLGQGVPSMVALTTTMPSFSDPPDSFYPPQELPGPRLSAADPGARRQESPHSDELHSRDKGSELLNFAETFQTISGETKLYSSDDEKLDLKSADTVCSDREDSSADSENESFSDGNNCGPLSQKSKLKTGSQEALPTGSSAGKSRRRRTAFTSEQLLELEKEFHCKKYLSLTERSQIAHALKLSEVQVKIWFQNRRAKWKRIKAGNVNNRSGEPVRNPKIVVPIPVHVNRFAVRSQHQQIEQGTRP; from the exons ATGCAGAGACCAGGCGGCCAAGGGACGGCGTTTTCAATCGACTCCCTGATAGGGACCCCTCAGCCCCGACCGGGACACCTGCTCTACACGGGCTACCCTATGTTCATGCCGTACAGACCTTTGGTTATCCCGCAAGCTTTATCCCACTCGCCTTTATCGTCTGGTATACCTCCACTCGCGCCGCTGGCTTCTTTTGCGGGACGGCTCACCAACACGTTCTGTGCCAGTTTGGGACAGGGGGTGCCATCCATGGTGGCGCTCACCACGACGATGCCAAGTTTCTCGGATCCCCCGGACAGTTTCTACCCACCGCAAGAGCTCCCTGGCCCCCGTTTGAGCGCGGCAGACCCGGGGGCGAGGAGACAGGAAAGTCCGCACTCCGACGAGCTGCACAGCCGAGACAAGGGTTCGGAGCTGCTCAACTTCGCGGAAACTTTCCAAACAATATCAG GTGAGACCAAACTGTACAGCTCGGACGACGAGAAGCTGGACCTCAAATCCGCAGACACCGTCTGCAGCGACCGGGAGGACAGCTCCGCAGACAGCGAGAACGAAAGTTTCTCGGACGGGAACAACTGTGGCCCCCTGTCCCAGAAGAGCAAACTAAAAACCGGCTCACAGGAGGCGCTACCCACCGGCAGCTCTGCggggaagagcaggaggagacgAACAGCTTTCACCAGCGAGCAGCTGCTCGAACTGGAAAAGGAgtttcactgtaaaaaatacCTTTCCTTGACTGAACGCTCGCAGATCGCGCACGCACTTAAACTGAGCGAGGTGCAGGTGAAGATCTGGTTTCAGAACCGCAGGGCCAAATGGAAACGGATCAAGGCCGGCAACGTCAACAACCGGTCGGGAGAACCGGTGAGAAATCCCAAAATCGTGGTGCCCATCCCGGTGCACGTCAACAGGTTCGCTGTGAGGAGTCAGCATCAACAAATAGAGCAAGGGACCAGGCCATGA